Proteins from a single region of Acidianus ambivalens:
- a CDS encoding ABC transporter ATP-binding protein — MFVKIEGLKVFYPGMDSPSLTIDNLEIKEGEFVLITGKSGSGKSTLLNLLNGVIPHFVEATVEGKVYVFDREVQKYSIPEISSLIGTLLQDPDSQILNYKVIDEIAFGIENLKLEREEIRKRIFEVCKEVDICNLLERDTSKLSGGEKQRVVLASILAMRPKALILDEPTSSIDIKGTREILTKLREFKGKLSMIIAEHKISKVINFVDRIIILDKGRILYNLQRDQVNSIIDKFDDLGLEPLSIRKTVVRRKGERTLEGKIIVRDDNREILNTDIVIYKGITALMGDNGSGKSTLLKAIAGILPRGLKFSGYIRVEGKEISKLPPEDRGEFLAYLPQDIDLFFTKRTVREEISYMMRLRRRYDDKLIDKLLREFELPPDSDPFLLSVGQKRRLAIASLLASGVKIFLLDEPTTGQDWYNRKMLGEELRNLDGSFVVATHDPKFVYLYADRVLEIRDGRIREVNPEALEL, encoded by the coding sequence ATGTTTGTTAAGATAGAAGGTTTAAAGGTTTTTTATCCGGGAATGGATTCTCCTTCTTTAACCATAGATAATCTTGAAATAAAGGAAGGCGAGTTTGTCTTAATAACAGGCAAATCTGGATCTGGTAAATCTACCCTTTTGAATTTACTTAACGGAGTTATTCCGCATTTTGTTGAAGCTACAGTAGAGGGGAAAGTATATGTTTTTGATAGGGAAGTCCAAAAATATTCTATTCCTGAAATATCTTCGTTAATAGGAACTCTTCTTCAGGATCCGGATAGTCAGATTTTAAACTATAAGGTAATTGATGAAATAGCCTTTGGTATAGAAAACCTTAAACTTGAGAGAGAAGAGATAAGGAAAAGGATATTTGAAGTTTGTAAAGAAGTGGATATTTGTAATCTCTTGGAGAGGGATACTTCTAAACTTTCTGGAGGTGAAAAGCAGAGAGTAGTTTTAGCTAGTATTTTGGCTATGAGACCTAAGGCTCTTATTTTGGACGAACCTACTTCAAGCATTGATATTAAGGGTACTAGGGAAATTTTGACGAAATTGAGAGAATTTAAGGGCAAACTTTCAATGATAATTGCTGAACATAAAATAAGCAAGGTAATAAATTTTGTAGATAGAATAATAATATTAGATAAGGGGCGTATTCTATATAACTTACAAAGAGATCAGGTAAATTCTATAATAGATAAATTTGACGATTTGGGATTGGAACCGTTAAGTATAAGGAAAACTGTGGTTAGGAGAAAGGGAGAAAGGACTTTAGAAGGAAAAATAATAGTTAGGGATGATAACAGGGAGATACTAAATACTGACATAGTAATATATAAAGGTATAACTGCACTAATGGGAGATAACGGTAGTGGTAAATCTACTCTTCTAAAAGCTATAGCTGGAATACTTCCTAGAGGTCTAAAATTTTCTGGTTATATTCGTGTTGAGGGGAAGGAAATAAGTAAATTACCTCCAGAAGATAGGGGAGAGTTTTTAGCTTATCTTCCTCAGGATATAGATTTGTTCTTTACTAAGAGAACAGTTAGGGAGGAAATTTCCTATATGATGAGGTTGAGAAGAAGGTATGACGATAAGTTAATAGATAAGTTATTGAGAGAGTTTGAATTACCTCCTGATAGTGATCCTTTTCTTCTATCGGTGGGACAAAAAAGGAGATTAGCTATTGCTTCTTTGCTTGCTTCTGGGGTGAAGATTTTTTTGCTAGATGAACCTACTACTGGTCAAGATTGGTATAATAGGAAAATGTTAGGAGAGGAATTAAGAAATCTTGATGGAAGTTTTGTTGTAGCTACACATGATCCTAAATTTGTATATCTTTACGCCGACAGAGTATTGGAAATTAGAGATGGAAGAATTAGGGAAGTTAATCCGGAGGCGCTGGAGTTATGA
- a CDS encoding 3-hydroxyacyl-CoA dehydrogenase, with amino-acid sequence MKFAVVGSGTMGHGIAEVLAIYGHQVKLIDISWDILNRAKQRMEESLRKFYEKGTVKEDPSVILSRIEMSTSYDVAKDIDFAIEAVPEILDLKRKVFQSLDEIAPKEAILATNTSSIPISEIAEFTSRKDKVIGMHFFNPPQIMKLVEVIPSKYTSEDTANKTVELARSLGKVPVKLRIEVPGFIGNRIFLRLMQEACREVESGEASIEEVDSCARNKIGLPMGIFELSDYVGLDIDVDLWENIVKRGTSDVPCKLFKEKVARKELGVKSGKGFYEYPGNKYSKVKLPATSKVDPARLLSLAVNEAAWLVENNIVKPSEVDDVMKYGYNFPKGLLEIADELGIDNVLRNLEDIYNKGYSAYKPQDLLVKMVKEGKVGKKSGEGFYKYA; translated from the coding sequence ATGAAATTTGCTGTAGTTGGATCTGGAACTATGGGTCATGGAATAGCTGAAGTTTTGGCAATATATGGGCACCAAGTTAAATTAATTGACATTTCTTGGGATATATTAAATAGAGCTAAGCAAAGAATGGAGGAGTCTTTAAGAAAATTTTATGAGAAAGGTACCGTTAAGGAGGATCCATCAGTAATCCTTTCCAGAATTGAAATGTCGACTTCTTATGACGTAGCAAAGGATATAGATTTTGCTATTGAAGCTGTTCCAGAAATCCTAGACTTAAAGAGGAAAGTTTTTCAAAGTTTGGACGAAATAGCTCCTAAGGAAGCAATACTTGCTACTAATACTAGCTCAATACCGATTTCTGAAATTGCAGAATTCACTTCAAGAAAAGATAAGGTTATAGGAATGCACTTTTTTAATCCTCCTCAAATAATGAAATTAGTTGAAGTAATTCCGTCTAAATATACTTCAGAGGATACGGCAAACAAAACTGTAGAGTTGGCAAGAAGCTTAGGAAAAGTTCCCGTAAAGCTTAGGATAGAAGTTCCTGGCTTTATAGGTAATAGAATATTCCTTAGACTTATGCAGGAAGCTTGTAGAGAAGTCGAAAGCGGAGAGGCTAGTATAGAAGAAGTAGATAGTTGTGCTAGGAATAAAATAGGCCTTCCCATGGGTATCTTTGAGCTTTCAGATTACGTTGGGTTGGATATAGATGTAGATCTTTGGGAAAACATAGTAAAAAGAGGTACTTCTGATGTGCCGTGTAAATTATTTAAGGAAAAAGTTGCGAGAAAAGAGCTAGGAGTCAAGTCTGGTAAGGGATTTTACGAGTATCCTGGTAATAAATATTCAAAGGTAAAGTTACCTGCTACGTCAAAAGTAGATCCTGCTAGATTACTCTCTCTAGCAGTTAATGAAGCGGCTTGGCTTGTTGAAAATAATATAGTTAAGCCTAGCGAAGTTGATGACGTAATGAAATATGGATATAATTTTCCTAAAGGTTTATTAGAAATTGCAGACGAATTAGGTATTGATAACGTCCTAAGAAATTTGGAGGATATATATAACAAGGGTTATTCTGCGTATAAACCTCAAGATTTGCTAGTTAAGATGGTTAAAGAAGGTAAGGTAGGTAAAAAATCTGGAGAAGGATTCTACAAATATGCTTAA
- a CDS encoding amylo-alpha-1,6-glucosidase, which produces MINPEECEDREWIIPTGTGGYSSSTICGINSRTYHGYLIVPKNPPHFRHLVLSKFEDFFIQNGIEYPISTNRYNFQVYYPEGYKFLNRFILGSNFVVWEYNFENSLVRKTLVVNKGTNSVTITYESDKGLFKICPLITYRSHHVALKERPGFFDFQTKGDTIVVTLNDNKILNFKIEGEFNIENTGYWYYNFFYKLDYERGSNYLEDLYNPFCIITKNNEITITAYVDSFVKSTKIHLRKDVLQMLSSAGRDFVVKGKDGWAIIAGYHWFDEWGRDSFISMEGLVLLNGEYSIAKDIISRYLEYEERGFLPNGFLHNGEPIYKGVDVSLWAINAIYKYYVYSRDLDFIKKIFPKLIEIIDWYWKGNGIVETINGLLFHTGSPRTWMDAEFDTTVVTPREGAAVEINALWYNALKIMDFLSKELKINSDEFEIKAEKVKAQFIEKFVSPWGLYDYLNPDLTPDTSIRPNQLFAFSLPFNVVDENIGKRIVNTVEKELLRPYGLSTLSKSDKKYIPFYRGDRRSRDLAYHNGPIWPWLIGSYIDAKIKLERGNIIGIKKLINYLQPLINVAMENNGYIPELFEDIPPYKWGGCIAQAWSVAEVFRSLNNIISS; this is translated from the coding sequence ATGATAAACCCTGAGGAATGCGAAGATAGAGAATGGATAATACCTACTGGTACTGGAGGTTATTCTTCATCAACTATTTGCGGAATTAACTCTAGAACTTATCACGGATATTTAATAGTGCCTAAAAATCCTCCTCACTTTAGACACTTAGTTCTTTCAAAATTTGAGGATTTCTTTATTCAAAACGGAATTGAGTACCCTATTTCCACAAATAGATACAATTTTCAAGTATACTATCCAGAAGGGTATAAATTTCTTAATAGATTCATATTGGGCTCAAACTTTGTAGTTTGGGAGTATAACTTTGAAAATTCTTTAGTTAGGAAAACTCTAGTCGTAAATAAAGGGACTAATTCCGTTACAATAACATATGAGAGCGATAAAGGATTATTTAAAATCTGTCCTTTAATAACGTACAGAAGCCACCACGTAGCGTTAAAGGAAAGGCCAGGTTTCTTTGACTTTCAAACTAAAGGAGACACAATTGTTGTCACTTTAAATGATAATAAAATTCTCAATTTTAAAATAGAGGGAGAATTTAACATAGAAAATACAGGTTACTGGTATTATAACTTCTTTTATAAACTAGATTATGAAAGAGGATCCAATTACCTTGAGGATCTGTATAATCCATTCTGTATAATCACTAAAAATAACGAAATCACAATAACGGCTTATGTAGATAGCTTCGTAAAATCCACAAAAATTCATTTAAGAAAAGATGTGCTTCAGATGTTATCCTCAGCAGGAAGAGATTTTGTAGTTAAAGGAAAAGATGGCTGGGCAATTATAGCTGGTTACCATTGGTTTGACGAATGGGGAAGAGATTCCTTCATCTCAATGGAAGGCTTAGTTTTACTTAACGGCGAATATAGCATAGCTAAGGATATAATATCTAGATATTTAGAATATGAAGAAAGAGGATTTTTACCTAACGGTTTCCTGCATAATGGAGAGCCAATTTATAAAGGAGTAGATGTTTCACTATGGGCAATAAATGCTATTTATAAATACTATGTATATTCTCGAGATTTAGATTTCATAAAAAAGATATTTCCAAAGCTAATAGAAATTATAGATTGGTACTGGAAAGGTAACGGAATAGTGGAAACAATTAACGGCTTACTCTTTCATACGGGCTCGCCTAGAACCTGGATGGATGCAGAATTCGACACAACAGTAGTTACGCCTAGAGAAGGCGCTGCTGTAGAAATTAACGCTTTATGGTATAATGCACTAAAAATTATGGATTTCCTTTCTAAAGAATTAAAAATAAATTCGGATGAATTTGAGATAAAAGCAGAAAAAGTTAAGGCTCAATTTATAGAAAAATTTGTATCTCCTTGGGGATTATATGATTATTTAAATCCAGATTTAACTCCAGATACCTCTATAAGACCAAATCAGTTATTCGCATTTTCACTACCATTTAATGTAGTAGATGAAAACATAGGAAAAAGAATAGTAAATACAGTAGAGAAAGAACTCTTAAGGCCTTACGGCTTAAGTACGTTATCTAAGAGTGACAAAAAATACATTCCATTCTATAGAGGAGATAGAAGAAGCAGAGATCTTGCTTATCATAATGGACCAATATGGCCATGGCTAATAGGCTCATATATAGATGCAAAGATAAAATTAGAAAGAGGAAATATAATAGGAATCAAGAAGTTGATAAATTATTTACAGCCATTAATCAACGTTGCTATGGAAAATAATGGATATATTCCGGAACTCTTTGAAGATATACCGCCGTATAAATGGGGTGGATGCATAGCCCAGGCATGGAGTGTGGCAGAAGTATTTAGGTCATTAAATAATATAATCTCATCCTAA
- a CDS encoding energy-coupling factor transporter transmembrane component T family protein translates to MIDEIISWLLVIFGTTFPLYLIFRILGFKGFEELTSYVDLSTPYHKINPVTKLLILFSVTLIAAQSIWWVGLILGMIAIPFYYFLRRLKVILIFSLTQIIGLSWGFATFTSPTVLREIFGNNLTVIWKWPSYFIYMGYTPDLTLQAIIYSIQVSMRIWPMFLFSGLIFLTVNPSDLIRSMHKFKIPLPLIFAVAVGVISVPRIFEVADTAIKLQLLKGVGYKRNRILKIFYKLKAMFEAIIPLTIYEFKKARLISLSAETRAFMVYKDRTFLNDINFSKVDKIILIILIIAVIVDSYLVYSGYIPAIPVHG, encoded by the coding sequence ATGATTGACGAAATAATTAGTTGGTTATTGGTAATTTTTGGAACGACCTTTCCTCTCTATTTAATTTTTAGAATATTGGGATTTAAGGGATTTGAAGAGTTAACTTCATATGTGGATTTATCAACTCCTTATCATAAAATAAATCCTGTAACTAAATTATTGATACTATTTTCGGTCACCCTTATAGCTGCTCAATCCATTTGGTGGGTAGGATTAATTTTGGGAATGATCGCTATTCCTTTCTATTATTTTTTGAGGAGGTTAAAAGTAATATTAATATTTAGTTTAACACAAATTATAGGCTTAAGTTGGGGATTCGCTACTTTTACGTCTCCTACTGTTCTGCGGGAAATTTTTGGAAATAATTTGACAGTAATATGGAAGTGGCCTTCATACTTCATATACATGGGTTACACTCCTGACTTGACTTTACAAGCTATTATTTATTCTATACAAGTTTCAATGAGAATTTGGCCTATGTTCCTCTTCTCTGGTTTAATATTTCTAACAGTAAACCCTTCTGATCTAATAAGGTCTATGCACAAGTTTAAAATTCCTTTACCTTTAATTTTTGCTGTAGCAGTAGGAGTAATTTCTGTCCCAAGAATATTTGAGGTAGCTGATACTGCGATTAAATTACAATTATTGAAAGGTGTAGGATATAAGAGAAATAGAATTTTAAAAATATTCTACAAACTTAAGGCAATGTTTGAAGCGATAATCCCTTTAACTATTTACGAATTTAAAAAGGCTAGGCTCATTAGTCTTTCTGCAGAAACTAGAGCCTTTATGGTGTACAAGGACAGAACATTTTTAAATGATATTAATTTTAGTAAAGTTGATAAAATAATATTAATTATTCTTATCATTGCAGTAATTGTAGATTCTTATCTAGTATATTCTGGATACATTCCAGCAATTCCAGTTCATGGATAA
- a CDS encoding phenylacetate--CoA ligase family protein — protein sequence MSSVLQEYEAIHKELRDEGFIRTDYIHSDKLWNPKIMTMKREDLEKLKTFRLKRIVKWAWDHSEFYRRFWKSKGFEPDMIKDWRDVVKIPILRKDELRKDLQSNPPFGTIMVPELARRIRFVGATSGSTGMPTFQGWGALELDYFEEGQARYLWTFADVKPTTVYANYLNMSGFYSWGPPLVETAMWRCGATAIAGGGETYFSWKNRHNLIFKLWKVDVLATTPWLHRLIGEEAVKEGWETPFKVLLLHGGAAAENTKKKLFAVHPNAKLAISVWGTTDGHMAIEVPNLPGQLVVWEDMEIFDIVDPKTDEPAAEGERGELIATLLNHFTMPLIRYSLGDYVKNEFLTDPDPTYGITHMRFVEPIPGRVEWMFKVKGKLLLPIYVEDAVNEIPDTTGMFNIFVYDNEMDKLKIRIETTRNPDRKYDEEARQKLAERIGLDKDDVEIEWVKPGETIWTGYKLQVFVDQRKKK from the coding sequence ATGAGTTCAGTTCTCCAGGAATATGAAGCTATACACAAGGAGTTAAGAGATGAGGGATTTATTAGAACTGACTATATCCATTCAGATAAGTTATGGAACCCGAAAATAATGACAATGAAAAGAGAAGATTTAGAGAAATTAAAAACTTTTAGATTAAAAAGGATAGTTAAATGGGCCTGGGATCATTCAGAATTTTATAGGAGATTCTGGAAGTCAAAGGGCTTTGAGCCGGACATGATAAAAGATTGGAGGGATGTGGTTAAAATTCCGATTCTGAGAAAAGACGAGTTAAGGAAGGATTTGCAGTCTAATCCTCCTTTCGGTACAATCATGGTTCCGGAACTTGCTAGAAGAATAAGGTTTGTAGGTGCAACATCTGGTTCAACTGGAATGCCTACTTTTCAAGGTTGGGGTGCATTAGAGTTAGATTATTTTGAAGAAGGCCAAGCAAGGTATTTATGGACCTTCGCAGATGTGAAACCTACAACTGTTTATGCTAATTATCTAAATATGAGCGGTTTCTATAGTTGGGGTCCTCCGTTAGTAGAAACGGCAATGTGGAGATGCGGTGCTACAGCCATTGCTGGAGGCGGTGAGACATATTTTAGCTGGAAGAATAGACATAATCTAATATTTAAATTATGGAAAGTTGACGTTTTAGCTACTACTCCGTGGCTTCATAGGTTAATAGGAGAAGAAGCCGTGAAAGAAGGTTGGGAAACACCTTTCAAGGTTTTATTGCTTCACGGCGGAGCTGCCGCAGAAAATACTAAGAAGAAACTTTTCGCCGTTCATCCTAACGCTAAACTTGCCATAAGCGTTTGGGGAACAACAGATGGCCATATGGCGATAGAAGTTCCTAATTTGCCAGGGCAGTTAGTAGTTTGGGAAGACATGGAAATATTTGATATAGTAGATCCTAAGACTGACGAACCTGCTGCAGAAGGAGAAAGGGGAGAATTAATAGCAACATTACTTAATCATTTCACAATGCCTTTAATAAGGTATAGCCTAGGAGATTACGTTAAGAACGAGTTCTTAACTGATCCTGATCCTACTTATGGTATAACTCACATGAGGTTTGTGGAGCCAATACCTGGCAGAGTAGAGTGGATGTTTAAGGTTAAGGGCAAGCTACTCTTGCCAATTTATGTTGAGGACGCGGTAAACGAAATTCCAGATACTACCGGTATGTTCAATATATTTGTTTATGATAATGAGATGGATAAGCTTAAGATAAGGATAGAGACTACTAGAAATCCTGATAGAAAATACGACGAAGAAGCTAGGCAAAAATTAGCTGAAAGAATTGGCTTAGATAAGGATGATGTAGAAATTGAATGGGTAAAGCCTGGAGAAACTATATGGACTGGTTACAAATTACAGGTATTCGTAGATCAACGTAAGAAAAAATAG
- a CDS encoding zinc-binding dehydrogenase: MKGAVLYKYNEPLKIEDNLQIQSPKEGEVKVKIVATGMCHSDINVFEGKTPVPPPVIAGHEIAGIVEEVGPGVTRVKPGDRVVSAFIHPCGKCRNCISGHENLCETFSAVRLKGTMMDGTTRVRLDGKEVRTFLGGGFAEYAVVGENALTVVPPEVDLEKIAVLGCAGLTGYGAVNSAKIEPGESVAVIGVGGVGLSVIQLLKASGAGRIIAVGTKKWKLDRAIELGATDVVNSKETDPIKAIKELTNGGADVVIEAGGNEETIKMAMDSVRIGGRVVLVGLPPVNAMIPFRVASIVRNGITIIGNYGGRPRIDMPRLLDLVRLGKYDPSKLITGRFKLEEINEAVKLLNQGEAIRSLIIPD, encoded by the coding sequence ATGAAAGGAGCTGTTCTGTATAAATATAATGAACCTTTAAAAATTGAAGATAATCTACAAATTCAATCTCCCAAAGAAGGAGAAGTCAAAGTCAAAATTGTAGCTACAGGAATGTGCCATTCAGATATTAACGTATTTGAAGGAAAAACTCCAGTACCTCCTCCGGTAATTGCAGGCCACGAGATTGCGGGAATAGTTGAAGAAGTAGGCCCAGGTGTTACTAGGGTTAAACCCGGGGATAGAGTAGTCTCAGCATTTATACACCCATGCGGAAAATGTAGAAATTGCATTTCTGGACATGAAAACTTATGCGAAACGTTCTCCGCAGTAAGGTTAAAGGGCACAATGATGGACGGCACTACTAGGGTAAGGCTTGACGGAAAGGAAGTTAGGACTTTCTTAGGTGGAGGATTTGCCGAATATGCGGTTGTAGGAGAAAACGCATTAACTGTAGTTCCACCAGAAGTCGATTTAGAGAAAATTGCAGTACTAGGTTGTGCGGGTCTTACTGGTTATGGAGCAGTAAACTCAGCAAAAATAGAGCCAGGAGAGTCAGTTGCAGTAATAGGAGTTGGAGGAGTAGGATTATCAGTAATTCAATTGCTTAAGGCAAGCGGAGCAGGAAGAATAATAGCAGTAGGTACTAAAAAATGGAAATTAGATAGAGCAATAGAATTAGGAGCGACAGACGTAGTTAACTCAAAGGAGACTGACCCAATAAAAGCAATAAAAGAATTAACTAACGGAGGAGCAGATGTAGTAATAGAGGCAGGCGGAAATGAAGAAACCATAAAGATGGCAATGGATTCCGTAAGAATAGGAGGTAGAGTAGTATTAGTTGGTTTGCCTCCAGTGAATGCAATGATACCTTTCAGAGTTGCGTCAATTGTTAGAAACGGAATAACAATAATAGGAAACTACGGAGGAAGACCTAGAATAGACATGCCCAGACTTCTGGATCTAGTGAGACTTGGTAAATATGACCCATCTAAACTAATAACAGGAAGGTTCAAATTAGAAGAAATAAATGAAGCGGTAAAATTACTTAACCAAGGAGAGGCAATTAGAAGTTTAATAATTCCAGATTAG
- a CDS encoding ABC transporter ATP-binding protein: MNKVIEINAIKTLGNFQLKVSLDVNENEKVFIKGPNGSGKTTLLYLLYGILRPNMGYIKIFGEEPSVKMRQDILYMSEEHLIFLENLSLNDNLKFIFSLRRFDYDNVYKLLNLFNIPLDKKPYQLSSGQRKLAKLSLAFSSMAKILLLDEPTANLDVENSKIISEMIKKYNGTVVFASHDELLNSTCNKMVYLRVGNVERVIEC; the protein is encoded by the coding sequence TTGAATAAAGTAATAGAAATTAATGCAATAAAAACACTGGGTAATTTTCAGTTAAAAGTATCTTTAGATGTGAACGAAAATGAAAAAGTATTTATTAAAGGTCCTAATGGCTCTGGAAAGACTACTCTATTATATTTATTATATGGAATATTGAGACCAAATATGGGTTATATTAAAATTTTTGGAGAGGAGCCTTCAGTTAAGATGAGACAAGATATATTATACATGTCTGAAGAACATTTAATTTTCCTTGAAAACTTGTCATTAAACGATAACTTAAAGTTTATTTTTAGTCTAAGACGCTTCGATTATGATAACGTATATAAGCTCCTTAATTTATTTAATATTCCATTAGATAAAAAACCATATCAGTTAAGTTCTGGACAAAGGAAGTTAGCTAAATTATCTTTGGCTTTCTCGTCAATGGCCAAGATATTATTGCTAGACGAGCCTACTGCTAATCTTGATGTAGAGAATTCTAAGATAATATCAGAAATGATCAAGAAGTATAATGGAACGGTAGTTTTTGCCTCTCATGATGAGTTATTAAATTCCACTTGCAATAAGATGGTATACCTAAGAGTAGGCAATGTGGAGAGAGTGATTGAATGTTAA
- a CDS encoding PaREP1 family protein, translating to MESQLPKFTREPEKYSRLRLLEALQELYLSIEMLKEGYTRNSASKLFLSWKALMSSLVVSNFNKIIEKKKKEGKEDDIKWYLRIGYSAPTTELMGIARDLEDLGFRGLVNLTTAMLGIHKYAYTGLDEDISLSHSRKDAIIALKELIKSEIDIVNVNSLDEEEKELLEKIKKEIDKL from the coding sequence ATGGAATCACAGTTACCTAAGTTTACGAGAGAGCCGGAAAAGTACTCGAGGCTTAGATTACTTGAGGCGCTGCAGGAACTTTATTTAAGTATTGAAATGCTTAAGGAAGGTTATACTAGAAATTCTGCAAGCAAGCTTTTCCTTTCATGGAAAGCTCTAATGAGTTCTTTAGTCGTATCCAATTTTAATAAAATCATAGAAAAGAAAAAGAAGGAAGGTAAGGAAGATGATATAAAATGGTACCTAAGAATAGGTTATTCGGCTCCAACTACTGAGTTAATGGGAATAGCTAGAGATTTAGAAGATCTAGGATTTAGAGGCCTAGTTAATTTAACTACCGCTATGCTGGGAATTCATAAATATGCTTATACTGGATTAGATGAAGATATAAGTCTTTCTCATAGTAGAAAAGATGCAATAATTGCGTTAAAAGAATTGATAAAGTCTGAAATAGATATAGTTAATGTTAATTCTTTAGACGAGGAGGAGAAGGAATTACTAGAGAAAATAAAGAAGGAAATTGACAAACTTTAA
- a CDS encoding CBS domain-containing protein: protein MSIKELITRPPVTISSSASLKDCAKLMRKENVGSLLVVDGDTPKGIITERDIIQAIADDYPLETPASKVMSTNLITADASTEVGDAALLMTNNKIRHLVVTEGGKIIGVISLRDVARSLGLITTDASFW from the coding sequence ATGTCAATCAAAGAATTAATTACTAGACCTCCTGTTACTATTTCTTCTTCTGCTTCTCTTAAAGACTGTGCAAAGCTGATGAGGAAAGAAAACGTAGGTTCTTTACTAGTTGTTGATGGAGATACTCCTAAGGGAATAATAACAGAGAGGGATATAATACAAGCAATAGCTGACGATTACCCTTTAGAAACTCCAGCAAGTAAGGTTATGTCGACTAATCTAATTACTGCAGATGCAAGTACTGAAGTTGGGGATGCAGCTCTTTTAATGACTAATAATAAAATAAGGCATTTAGTAGTTACTGAAGGCGGAAAAATAATTGGCGTAATATCTTTAAGGGACGTTGCTCGTTCTCTAGGTTTAATAACCACTGACGCTAGCTTTTGGTGA
- a CDS encoding ArsR/SmtB family transcription factor, with translation MQRFLILNEDQAKLILDNINFKILELLVSEELNATSLSEKLKVPLPTLWRRLSKLEKYGLIEVTRIERKRNFKTKYYRAKAVYFVLPLNIPLHPKDPIARKALEFLSALKKIMDDKYKKYNEIPKGIDPIDYAVILDAFVTFSTFLEKEEEMRKILDEVEQRLLSLMKVTH, from the coding sequence ATGCAAAGATTTCTAATCTTAAATGAAGATCAAGCAAAGCTAATCTTAGATAATATTAACTTTAAAATTCTAGAATTACTAGTTTCAGAAGAATTAAACGCAACTTCTCTATCGGAAAAATTAAAGGTTCCTTTGCCTACTTTATGGAGAAGGCTAAGTAAACTTGAAAAATACGGACTCATAGAAGTTACAAGAATAGAGCGTAAGAGAAACTTTAAGACTAAATATTACAGAGCAAAGGCAGTCTATTTCGTTTTACCTTTAAATATTCCCCTTCACCCAAAGGATCCTATAGCACGAAAGGCTTTAGAATTTCTTTCTGCATTAAAAAAGATAATGGACGATAAATATAAAAAATATAATGAGATTCCTAAAGGAATTGATCCTATAGACTATGCTGTAATTCTTGACGCTTTCGTAACTTTTTCAACATTTTTAGAAAAAGAAGAGGAGATGAGAAAAATCTTAGATGAAGTTGAACAACGACTGCTTTCATTAATGAAAGTGACTCATTAA